In a genomic window of Trachemys scripta elegans isolate TJP31775 chromosome 12, CAS_Tse_1.0, whole genome shotgun sequence:
- the LOC117885780 gene encoding olfactory receptor 14A16-like — protein MFNQTTMTEFLLLGFSDIQELQILHFVVFLVVYLAALVGNLLIITTIALDLHLHTPMFFFLMNLSILDLGSISVTIPKSMANSLMNTRSISYSGCITQVFLFFFFASADFAILTIMAYDRYVAICQPLHYERVMNRRACVQMAASAWICGLLYSALHTGNTFAIIFCGGNVVDQFFCEIPQLLKLACSDTYRSEVGVIVFSVCLVFSCFVFIIVSYVQIFKTVLRIPSEQGRQKAFSTCLPHLTVVSLFLSTATFAYLKPTSSSTSGLNLMVGVLYSVLPPIMNPIIYSMRNQEIKGALSKWIGWRLLTKNKMSIFFLQ, from the coding sequence ATGTTCAACCAAACGACAATGACCGAGTTCCTTCTCTTGGGATTCTCTGACATTCaggagctgcagattttgcactttgTGGTGTTCCTGGTGGTTTACCTGGCAGCCCTGGTGGGAAACCTTCTCATCATCACAACCATAGCCCTCGACCTCcacctccacacccccatgtTCTTCTTCCTGATGAATCTGTCCATCCTAGACCTCGGCTCCATCTCTGTCACCATCCCCAAATCCATGGCCAATTCCCTCATGAACACCAGGTCAATTTCTTATTCTGGATGCATCACCCAagtctttctcttcttcttctttgcttCAGCAGATTTTGCCATACTGACCATCATGGCATATGACCGATACGTGGCGatctgccaaccactgcactatgAGAGAGTGATGAACAGGagagcttgtgtccaaatggcagccaGTGCCTGGATCTGTGGTCTTCTCTACTCTGCCCTGCACACTGGGAATACGTTTGCAATTATCTTCTGTGGAGGGAACGTggtggatcagttcttctgtgaaatcccccagctccTCAAGCTCGCCTGCTCTGACACATACCGCAGTGAAGTTGGGGTTATTGTCTTTAGTGTCTGCTTAGTCTTCAGCTGCTTTGTTTTCATAATTGTGTCGTATGTTCAGATCTTCAAAACAGTGCTGAgaatcccctctgagcagggccggcaaaaagccttctccacctgcctccctCACCTCACTGTGGTCTCCTTGTTCCTTTCTACTGCTACCTTTGCCTACCTGAAACCTACCTCCAGCTCAACCTCAGGTCTGAATCTCATGGTGGGTGTTCTCTATTCTGTGTTGCCACCAATAATGAATCCGATCATCTATAGCATGAGAAACCAGGAGATCAAAGGTGCACTGAGTAAATGGATAGGTTGGCGGTTACTCACTAAGAATAAAATGTCCATATTTTTCCTTCAGTAG